DNA from Bacteroidota bacterium:
GATGGGACGGCAAAATAGATGGAACTGACGGTGCAGCACAAATAGATGTATATATATGGAAAATTAACATCACCGATTTATTCGGGATTAAGCATAAGCTTGTGGGGCATGTAAATGTTATTAAGTAGAGCGCTTTGGCTCTAATACAAAAAACTACACCTTTCCCAGCGCTTGTTCTAAATCCGCTATCAATACATCTACATCTTCAATTCCAATATAAATACGAACTAAATTCCACGGCAACGGTGTTTTATTAAAACTAACAGAATCAAAAAGCGCACATACCGGAAATGCCAACGACTCGTATCCACCCCACGAACAAGCCAACAGAAAGTATTTTAAATTGTCGCAAAATACATCTACCTGCTTTATGTCGGTTGCTTTTAGTTGAATAGAAATCAACCCACTTCCTTGTTTCATCTGCTTTTTAGCCAATGCCAATTGTGGGTTTGATTTAGCAAATGGGTACAATACCTTTTCTACTTTGGGGTGTTTTTCTAGAAAAGCTAACACCTTCAACGCACTTTCGGATGATCGATTTACTCGGAGCTCCATGGTTCTAAGTCCACGCAATAGCAACCATGCATCATGCGGAGAAATAATACTGCCGATGGTCATGTATTCAACAGCAAACAATTTATCGATTATTTTTTTGCTTGAGCATACAGCTCCTGCCACTACATCACTATGTCCGCCCATGTATTTGGTTGCGGAATGCACTACTATATCAATCCCTAGCTGAATAGGCGATTGATTTAAAGGAGAAGAATAGCTATTATCAATTATGGTGATAATATTTTTTTCCTTTGCAATCTTGCAAACTGCTTCTATGTCTTGCATTTCGAAGGTCATCGAATTGGGCGACTCTAGAAATATCAGTTTTGTGTTTGGCTTTAATGCATTGCTAATATTGCTGGTTTCGGTTCCGTCAACCATGGTATATTCTACACCATATTTCGGCAAATAACTTGTAAGCAGGTTGTTTGTCCAACTATACGGCTTCTGTACGCATACGGCATGGTCTCCACTTTTCAAAACCGACATTACAGCAGCAGCTACAGCAGCACTACCGCTCGAAAAAATGAGCGCATCTTCTGCTCCCTCAAGTGCCGCTACCTTCTTTCTAAGTATTGCTACTGTTGGGTTGTATCCTCGTGTATAAAAAGGTTGTGTTAATTCGTTCTTTAATCCTTCCCGCATTTTCGCCACATTCTTAAAACAAAAATTGCTACTCTGAATAATAGGAGGAGAAACTGCGTTAAAATAATTTTCTCGCTCTTCGCCCAAATGATTTAGTATGTAGGAGGTGTTCATTTTTTTCTTTTTGTTTAAAATAGTATATATTGTACGTAAACCAAAACTAAAAAACAATGGCAGCGTTTCTTTTAATTTTTACCGGTATTATTTTGGTATTTGTATTCCTTATGCTTATTACCATGTGGAAAATTTATGCAAAAGCCGGAAAGCCTGGATGGGCTTGTTTAATTCCAATCTACAATTATGTGGTTTGGTTAGAAATTGTTGGAAAACCAACATGGTGGGTAATTTTATTACTTATTCCAATTGTAAATATTGTTGTAGGTATAATGCTTGTACATCAGCTTTCATTGGCGTTTGGAAAGGATGTTGGCTTCACACTAGGGTTGATATTTTTACCATTTATATTTTTCCCAATGCTTGCTTTTGGTAGCGCTACGTATGTAAGAGGAGCTATTATTGCAGATTCGGCAACATCCACTATTTTAGATGCCAACCTAACAAAATAATTGCCGTAACTAAGCTTAAATGATCTTAAATTATATTTGGGTAGGTTTTTTTCTGCTTGCCTTTGTTTGGTGTTGTTATCAGTTTTTTATACTTGGCAATGCAGATGTATTTGCAGCGGTAATTGAGGGCATTTTTTCATCTGCTAAAACAGGCTTTGAAATTTCTATTGGCTTAACAGGTGTAATGACGCTTTGGTTGGGGCTAATGAAAATTGGGGAAAAGGCCGGGGCTGTGAATATGTTGTCACGTATTGTAGGTCCATTTTTTAGCAGGTTGTTTCCGGAGCTTCCCAAAAATCATCCTGCATTGGGAAATATGTTGATGAACTTTTCGGCAAATATGTTAGGACTTGATAATGCCGCTACGCCATTGGGTTTGAAAGCAATGAAGAGTTTGCAAGAGGAAAATAGAACTCCCGATACTTCGTCCAATGCGCAAATCATGTTCTTGGTACTGAATACTTCGGGCCTTACCATAATACCTATAAGTATTATGGTGTATCGAGCACAACTTGGTGCAGCCGACCCGTCCGATATTTTTATACCCGTTTTAATTGCTACTTTTTTTTCTACCCTTGTAGGGCTTATTAGTGTTGCTATTTGGCAACGAATCAACTTGTTTAATAGAGTGGTTTTGTCTTGGCTGGTTGGAA
Protein-coding regions in this window:
- a CDS encoding PLP-dependent transferase, giving the protein MNTSYILNHLGEERENYFNAVSPPIIQSSNFCFKNVAKMREGLKNELTQPFYTRGYNPTVAILRKKVAALEGAEDALIFSSGSAAVAAAVMSVLKSGDHAVCVQKPYSWTNNLLTSYLPKYGVEYTMVDGTETSNISNALKPNTKLIFLESPNSMTFEMQDIEAVCKIAKEKNIITIIDNSYSSPLNQSPIQLGIDIVVHSATKYMGGHSDVVAGAVCSSKKIIDKLFAVEYMTIGSIISPHDAWLLLRGLRTMELRVNRSSESALKVLAFLEKHPKVEKVLYPFAKSNPQLALAKKQMKQGSGLISIQLKATDIKQVDVFCDNLKYFLLACSWGGYESLAFPVCALFDSVSFNKTPLPWNLVRIYIGIEDVDVLIADLEQALGKV